One genomic segment of Dehalogenimonas alkenigignens includes these proteins:
- a CDS encoding single-stranded DNA-binding protein, giving the protein MVSLNKVMIIGNVGGDPEMRFTPSGHPVTSFRVAATRRWDSPDGERKEETEWFSVVAWNKLAEQCNQLLAKGRLVYVEGRLQTRTWDGQDGQKHYKTEVIASTVNLLDKKPAAADETSSAEPAGDITPEDIPF; this is encoded by the coding sequence ATGGTCAGTCTAAACAAGGTCATGATTATCGGCAACGTTGGCGGAGATCCGGAGATGCGGTTTACGCCCAGCGGACATCCGGTGACTTCGTTTCGTGTGGCTGCCACCAGAAGATGGGACTCTCCCGATGGGGAGCGCAAAGAAGAAACCGAATGGTTCAGCGTGGTCGCCTGGAACAAGCTGGCTGAGCAGTGCAACCAGCTACTGGCAAAAGGCCGTTTGGTTTATGTTGAAGGCCGATTGCAGACCCGAACCTGGGACGGCCAGGACGGTCAGAAGCATTATAAGACCGAGGTAATCGCCAGCACCGTCAACCTCTTGGATAAAAAGCCCGCCGCTGCCGATGAAACCAGCAGCGCCGAACCCGCCGGTGATATTACGCCGGAAGATATTCCCTTTTAA
- the rpmH gene encoding 50S ribosomal protein L34 encodes MPKRTYQPKKIPRKREHGFLARMSSRGGRDVLKSRRAKGRKRLIVV; translated from the coding sequence GTGCCCAAAAGGACTTACCAACCGAAAAAGATTCCCCGCAAGCGGGAACATGGTTTTCTTGCCCGAATGTCCAGCCGGGGCGGCCGCGATGTCCTGAAATCGCGCCGGGCTAAAGGCCGCAAAAGGTTAATTGTCGTCTAG
- a CDS encoding PQQ-binding-like beta-propeller repeat protein gives MRNIWKIGLIIALIAALAVGGSGCTGGQRALGWSGVTLAGSELYCGTTDGRLISLNSSTGTVRWQVNLEKATGIYGSPLVVGDTVYVTSYGGRVFAVNAASGALKWSSPTPEEVKLPDAVISGLAENNGRLFYGSTDGSVYAISAADGKIVWSFKNGDKIWGTPVVDRGVVYIGSFDKKVYAISEADGRELWVFEAGGVFTSAPVIFNDTVIIGSLDRNLYCLDSATGAELWRFTAGKWFWGSPAVIGDQIYAPNTDGSVYVLGGETGQLIKEHDFGSSFAASPSIVNGQLVVAAAEDGKVVVIDDDSQQTRELALLDTTVRAPLASSGEIVFIHSQTNETIFAVNALTGARVWEYRVS, from the coding sequence TTGCGGAATATTTGGAAAATCGGTTTGATTATTGCCCTGATCGCCGCGCTGGCCGTCGGCGGCAGCGGGTGCACCGGAGGGCAGAGAGCTCTGGGTTGGAGCGGGGTGACTCTGGCCGGCAGCGAATTATATTGTGGCACCACTGACGGCCGGTTGATCTCGCTTAATTCCAGCACCGGGACGGTTCGCTGGCAGGTGAATCTGGAAAAGGCTACCGGTATCTACGGTTCTCCGCTCGTCGTCGGTGATACTGTTTATGTGACTTCATACGGAGGCAGGGTATTTGCTGTCAACGCCGCCAGCGGAGCTCTAAAATGGTCGTCGCCGACGCCTGAAGAAGTAAAATTACCGGACGCGGTTATCAGCGGGCTGGCTGAAAACAACGGGCGGCTTTTCTACGGCAGCACCGACGGATCGGTATATGCCATCAGCGCGGCCGACGGCAAGATTGTCTGGAGTTTCAAGAACGGCGATAAAATTTGGGGTACGCCCGTGGTCGACAGGGGTGTGGTATATATCGGTTCGTTTGATAAAAAAGTCTACGCCATCTCAGAGGCCGACGGGCGGGAGTTATGGGTTTTTGAGGCTGGAGGCGTCTTTACTTCAGCCCCGGTTATTTTTAACGATACGGTGATTATCGGCTCACTCGACCGTAATCTTTATTGTCTGGACAGCGCTACCGGCGCCGAGTTATGGCGCTTCACCGCCGGCAAGTGGTTCTGGGGCAGCCCGGCAGTCATTGGAGATCAAATCTACGCGCCAAACACCGACGGGAGCGTTTATGTCCTCGGAGGCGAGACGGGGCAGTTGATCAAAGAACACGATTTCGGAAGCTCGTTTGCTGCTTCGCCATCCATTGTGAACGGCCAGTTAGTCGTGGCGGCCGCGGAGGATGGTAAAGTCGTTGTTATCGACGATGATTCGCAGCAAACCCGCGAACTTGCTTTACTGGATACTACGGTCAGAGCGCCCCTGGCATCATCCGGCGAGATCGTCTTTATTCACAGCCAGACGAACGAAACAATTTTTGCTGTTAACGCATTGACCGGCGCCCGTGTATGGGAATACCGGGTGTCCTAA
- the yidD gene encoding membrane protein insertion efficiency factor YidD, translated as MKRVALGLIRLYQNSLSKVLPPSCRFQPTCSQYTFEAIERFGLFKGVWLGLKRLGRCHPFNKGGYDPVPDRA; from the coding sequence ATGAAAAGAGTGGCCCTGGGATTGATCAGGCTATATCAAAACAGCCTTTCAAAGGTATTGCCTCCGTCTTGCCGTTTTCAACCAACCTGCTCCCAATATACCTTTGAAGCTATTGAACGTTTTGGTCTTTTCAAAGGCGTTTGGTTGGGCCTGAAACGGTTGGGGCGCTGCCATCCTTTTAACAAAGGCGGTTACGATCCGGTGCCGGATCGCGCTTGA
- the rpsR gene encoding 30S ribosomal protein S18, which produces MVTSRDSGARPQGRPGGRFGGRGRFQQRRKVCAFCADKNIIIDYKDTARLSRYISERAKIDPRRRSGTCARHQRALSEAIKQARIIALLPFVPEHIRKSGTSWMMSPSAPKVAEAAPEAKTENVAPAVTATTENPATA; this is translated from the coding sequence TTGGTAACTTCACGTGATTCAGGCGCTCGGCCTCAGGGACGTCCGGGCGGACGTTTTGGCGGGCGCGGCCGTTTCCAGCAGCGGCGTAAAGTGTGCGCTTTTTGCGCCGATAAAAACATCATCATTGATTACAAAGATACCGCCAGGCTTTCGCGGTATATCTCCGAGCGTGCCAAGATTGATCCGCGCCGGCGCAGCGGCACCTGTGCCAGGCACCAGCGGGCGTTGTCGGAAGCCATCAAGCAAGCTCGGATCATAGCCTTGCTGCCGTTCGTTCCGGAGCATATCAGAAAATCCGGCACCTCCTGGATGATGAGCCCATCGGCTCCGAAAGTTGCCGAAGCCGCTCCAGAAGCTAAGACAGAAAACGTCGCGCCGGCGGTGACTGCGACAACCGAAAACCCGGCAACGGCGTAA
- the rnpA gene encoding ribonuclease P protein component, with the protein MIRETRLRRREDFQRVLSAGRSKSDSLLILKTAPGSTESSRIGIVTSKKLGCAVVRNRVRRRLREILRKAEIKNSIDAVFIARSSAASVPFAELEASACNLMKRVGLVSS; encoded by the coding sequence ATGATTCGTGAAACACGTCTTAGAAGACGGGAAGATTTTCAGAGGGTGCTGTCCGCCGGGCGATCCAAATCCGACTCATTGCTGATACTAAAAACAGCGCCGGGCAGCACGGAGTCAAGCCGCATCGGTATTGTGACCAGTAAAAAACTCGGTTGCGCCGTGGTCCGGAATCGGGTTCGCCGGCGGCTTCGGGAGATATTGCGGAAGGCTGAGATTAAAAACAGCATCGACGCAGTATTTATCGCGAGATCATCTGCCGCTTCTGTGCCTTTTGCCGAGCTGGAGGCCAGTGCCTGTAATCTGATGAAGCGGGTTGGGCTGGTTAGCAGTTGA